One genomic segment of Rhizobium sp. 11515TR includes these proteins:
- a CDS encoding NAD(P)H-dependent oxidoreductase, which yields MARVLVLFAHPAQRPTSINLSMARRAEQVAGVTFVDIYAEYPRFDIDVEREQKRLIEHDVIVFQFPLFWYSTPALLKQWQDLVLEYGFAHGPHGKKLAGKLAIACITTAGSVQDYSYHGGNRHPFSAFILPLRQTVELCGMTFLPPFVLHAANHTDSHSARTHIESYPLLLAALRDATLDVGELGRRDQVTAADLAALVDQQGVD from the coding sequence TTGGCGCGAGTTCTCGTCCTGTTCGCGCACCCTGCGCAACGGCCGACAAGTATCAATCTATCGATGGCGAGGCGCGCCGAGCAGGTTGCCGGGGTCACGTTTGTCGATATCTACGCCGAATACCCTCGGTTCGATATAGACGTCGAACGTGAGCAGAAGCGGTTGATCGAGCACGACGTGATCGTGTTCCAGTTCCCGCTCTTCTGGTACTCGACGCCCGCACTTCTGAAGCAATGGCAGGATCTGGTCCTAGAGTATGGCTTTGCACACGGACCTCACGGGAAAAAGCTGGCCGGCAAGTTGGCGATCGCTTGCATAACGACCGCTGGCAGCGTTCAAGATTATTCATATCACGGAGGCAACAGGCATCCGTTTTCCGCGTTCATTCTACCGCTACGGCAGACTGTAGAACTCTGCGGAATGACCTTTTTGCCGCCGTTTGTGCTCCACGCGGCCAACCATACAGATTCACATTCCGCAAGAACCCACATCGAGTCTTATCCTTTGCTCCTGGCGGCCTTGCGTGATGCGACATTGGACGTTGGCGAGCTCGGACGACGCGATCAAGTGACCGCAGCCGACCTTGCCGCGCTCGTAGACCAGCAGGGAGTAGATTGA